AGTTCCCAGGCACATCTGTCGCTGGTGTACTGCAGCTGGAGCtcactcctcttctcctcttctcgCTTCACCTCTGCCTGCACTTCCTCCAAAACTGTCTTCAGGTCCAGCAGAATCCTCCTGTTCTCCCCTCCCTGCATGGAAACACAGTTGGCAGCAATCTTGTCAAACAAATTAAGCCACCAGATGAACTGGCATATTTGAAAGTTGCAGTATCACACTTTCAACAGAAGAACTAAGATGGAAATCGATGCTCCACTGAGAATTTGTGCATCATTGGTAAACAGTGCCTTCCCATATGTTGGTAATGCTGGTTCAGaaatagaataaatgttttgaggaccacagaggcactgaatacaaacacagaaatatatttagCTGTCACAGGGGTGGTAAATCATTTACTTGTATGTCAGCCACTTCTCTCAACAATGACTCCTTCTCCCGCATCCATTCTTCCTTATCCTGTACGTGTTGCTTTTTCAAATCCTCAAACTTCTTTTTAAgccgtgtgtgttgtgtttgctgctgctgctgctgctgctggggttCGGGACCCGGCCACATTTGTCCCCTGAGGATCTCAAGCTGCGTCCCTgctccaccttctcctccaccagccGTGGCACCGAACTGGGACTCGTAGATGTGACTGAAGACGGTGGGCGGAGAGGAGATCCTCCTCAGCGGGCTGCGGCTTTTGCCCCTGCCTCTGTCTGCCCTGTCCATCCTGGAGCACGGCACAAACTCCCATCCTTGAGACGGGACGTAGCCCCCACCAGCACCGCCCCCACCGTGCAACCCAGAGCCGTTCATAAAGGCACTCCACATTCCTCCAGCGAATTagaaaaaatcatttaaaaaaacccaaaaaaaaactacttgatGAGATAAATTAGAAGAAACTCTTCACCACGCTATTTTATAAATATCCATTTCTGCTCTGTAAAGCGCAAGTTGAGAGAATTTTTGACACAGTTCAGTATACTTTCCCATCTCCTCAGTCGGTGGCCAGTGGCACCGACTGAAAAACTATCCAAGAAAAAGCGTCAACTATCCAAACCCGGCCAAATCCCCCGTCGGCCACACAGCAGCGCTCAGGGGAGCAGCCACCTCTGTCTCCGTACAGGCGATGGCACTGGACGCTTCCGTCCCCTCCATGTCCTCACAGAGACAAGGTCAGGCGGTCATTCTTGTGCCTCAAGTCCCCCCACCGTGTCCCGTGTCCTTTACTCCACCTCACTGCTGCAGCATTGCGCTCTTCTCCCCTTCACATGTTTACATCGAAATCTCAGGAGGCACTgtgtcgtctctctctcttgcaccGAGTAGTTGTAGGCGACAGTCCAGAGCTGGCAAGGACTGACACCCCAGTAACCACTCCGACGCGAATGGGAGAAGTTCCCAAAAATATCACGGAGCGCACTGATGTAAGGGCGGGGGAGTATTTTTACCCCTTGTAACCATGAGTTTATTTTCCTAAAGCCAGATAGCTCGGCGGCGTCTGGAAGAGGCAGCACAGGAACGTCCATTAATCAACACCGGATTGCTCTAATTACGGCGCAGCGCACCATCTTGCGctgtatccatggcaacaaaTCAATTTACGCATCGCGCAACAGCACTGAcggtccaaaaaaaaaaaaaaaaagtcacattatgACGACCTGAGAGCAGTAATGGATGATACTCATGCAAAGTACACGCTAGGTGTCTTACCTTGTCAGTAAAAAACAGTTagttttccctccttctcctcttttctcacccCTCTGCCATTTCTAATCTGCTGTCCTATCATGAGGGGGATGACTATCACGAGGAAAGCAACGAGGGgtgtgattttattcatcttgaTTCAAACATAGCCACTATGGCtccacagcagcctgtctgaCCTGAGATCAGCAAGTCTTCACTCTGTTATTTCTGTCAACAGCAATTATTTGTCGGATATCACACTCGAGAGTTTCTGCATAaaacttttcatgttttctagTCAAATGCTCCGCTCGAGCGTCTGAAACCATACGAAGTGCGTGCCGTTTGGATGAATAGACccttacctcctcctcctcctctaaaatGGTCCTGAGTGTTGCAATGAAAAGTCCACGAAATAACAGCCTAGTTTTCAGTAGCTGGCCTGGAATGCAGTggctcagtaaaaaaaaaaacaaccggAGAGCGACAGCCTACAGCTGAAATGATGCTTTCATTAACCGGAATAAGaatcctcctttctttctctctctccctcctcctcctcctcctcccctctctctccccacagCTGGCCCTAATATGTGACGTACAACATCCCACCGGTGGGATGAAAGAGGTGGACCGGTTCCGCCCCCGTCCTGGTGGTGGTCAGGTCAGATCCACCATCAGCACATTTTTGGCTGGATATTTCAGACCCACCCAAGGGCATTTTTACACAACTCTGAATGTCACATAAGCACATGAAAATATGGGTAAAGTCCTATCTTATTCCTCCTGGACGATTTGTTACAGATTACATTGACATTTTATCATGACTCAGACAGTATAGTTGCCTAAGGAGAACTTGCAAGAGACACAGCCCAGTGTTTGTGTCAGGGTCagatggtgtctgtgtgtcagtggtattcttgtgaatgtgtgtgtgcagtctctGTGTGCACTGCCTTACCAGTAATAAACCAGCTTCAGTATTTACAGTGTACTGCTGCTGTCACGTGAAaacctcacacatacacagcagcaCTGGTTCACCTAAAGGTTGTGTGGGTAAGAAACTCTCATGATCTACTGGATTTACAGGCCCATTAAAATATGGTGCACAAGCTACAAACAAGGCTGTTCTTTGGCTCAGGTTTTGGCTAACATACTCCATCAGTATTATTcttagagcagcagcagtaaagtCGCTCCACAACATTTTAGATTTAACTAAATGgcctgcacacccacacacttgtTTTTTGGTATGTTGATATTGTGGCTAATGAGGTCTCTGCTCAGGTTGACTCTGTGCTGAGCTATGCAGGGAATTACATAATGTTCCTACGTGTACTAATAAAGAGTGAAAATAGTGTTGACTAAAAGTTAAATGTGACAGATGTCAATCAAGCCCAGTCGGtaaacacccacacagtcctgagaaGCATCTAATTAGGCTTAGTAAGAGAAACCACCTCTGTGGATGTACTATTGGTGTGTGGCGTCTTTTAAGAATgcaacattttcaaaagcaGAACTTGGCTTGGCTGAAAAAGCTCATTACTCACAGACTCAGAGTTTAATGACACACTCACCTAACACTCCACTGTCGTGGTGCCGTGGTGTTTGGTCTCCAATAAATGTTGCAAGGATCTGGGCGGATGAGTAGCTTGGATCATACATGGAAAATGATAATGTCCTGTACCTTGAGTGACCTTATGTGATGTATTCAACATAACagaactgaaatgaatgaatgggtaaaacaagaaataatgaaaatgcgCATACTGTGatattgagtgtgtgttttacagaacAAAGAACAGGGTGAAAAGAAATACCAATTTAAAAATGGTGGCATAAGAGAGCGAGGAAAACAGAACAAGAATGAGGATCAGCAAAATAATGGGCTGAAACATCTTTATGGATGATATATGAATGAGAagggggggcagagagacagattgaGAAGCAGTAAGATAAATGTGTattagaaaacacaaacattagtCATTAAAGTCGTTCATATTCATGTATTTGCATCAGCTTACAGATAGTGGCTCCTCTGCCTGTTTATCCTCCTGCTTGGGGACATCCAGTCGGTCTATGAAGCTCTGCAGCTCCTTCCTGAAGGCTTTCATCTGGGCGTTGATACGATACAGCAGCTCATGCTCTCTGATCCTGTGGAGCACAGGTAGAGAATGTTTGAAATTCTTAAACACAGATTGGTGAATCTCACGGGGGGAAATACCTGGAGAGATTCCCGACAACCTTCGTGTGTTTATTACCTGccaccttcatcatcctcatccagCCTGGCAAACAGTTCCCCGTTGGTGACGTATACTCGGGCCTCAGCGATGATAGTGCTGGTGTCAGCGATGAGCCTATCGATGGTCCGGCCCAGCCTCTCCGCCTCGATGCGGATGTCTATCATCTGCTGCCGGTCCTTCAGGCTTCTGGATAAAAAACGACTATCTACGGGTGAGTAAAGGGAACGCGTCGGGGTGAGGCAGCGGATGTTCCTCACCTCATCTGAGTCGCTCTCCCCTCCAATGGGGCCCTCGCGCTTGCggtgtggagggaggaggcgAGGGGACGAGGCTGAGGCCGAGGGGGTGTCGTCGTCCCGTCCTCCGTCGCTCTCTGCGTCACTGTCCCGGGGGCTGCCGCGGATGCCCAGGTGGGACGCCAGGTCGTAGCGCTGCATGTTGGAGAGCAGCACCCGGTTCTCGTACTGGAGCTGCATAACTTTGCCGCTCAGTTCATTGATCTGCAGACGTGCTGctttcagctcctcctggaggGCCTCCACTTTGGCGGGGTCGGCTCCTCCTGGGGTTGAAGCAAGGCAACAATGAAAAGTGGAACAACTGCAAATGAGAGCTTGACGTGCAGCTCCTGCAGGCTTGAcgaaacacatttttcatcagaCACAGATTTTAAGCCGAAACAGAACAGATATCTCTTGCTCTGCAGTGATGAGTTACTGAAAGACGGcggataaaaacaaaaacaaacctccTCCGTGTCTCGATCCGGCTTCATGGGATCCAGCCTTGTATTTCAGTTTATTGAGTTCACCTGTCACCTAAAGATGAAACTGAATGTTATTCCCATGAGTATTTAGAGCTGCAAGTATGAATAGCTCACACCTTTGAATATCTTATGCATGAGGCTTAGATAACAGGCCTCAAAGTCATAGCTGATACCAATAATAGCACACAAGGaagaaacacatacaaaaattACAGCTTACAGTACTGAAATGAAAGCAGCATTGTTGCCTTGTAATATCAGAACGCTTACGTCATATTATTTACAGTCTGTTGCAATTTTGATGGAAATATTTAAAACTTCTCAATGCCAAACGCCAGACAGAGAAACTAAAGGAGAGTATTTCTGTACAAATTTTATGAAGTAGTTACTGTAATGTTTGGCCTTGGATCTTACAATAACAATGCAGCGGACCTGTTGAGGAAATCTGCCCTTTTTGCAGCCCAGTTTAAACCATCTACCTTTTTGTTCTCTTCTTCCACATCAGCTAAATTCCTGCGGAGAAGTTCTGCTTCGTCTTCCaccagctgaagctgctgcctcaGCTCTGACAGGGCCTCGCCCTGCTCTCTGCACTGTTGACCTCCACTACCAGAGCTGTCCACTCCTGCCGCCGCCAAGCtacgagaggagaggagaggagaggagcattGATAACAGTCAAGTTAAACTCAACCATGAAAATCTTATTTTCCAGGTCACAAATTACAGATTAAATTCTCACTAATGTGGGGATATAATGTTTTTCCTTTCCATAACAACTTCCACTACAATTCAGCCAGTCTTTTCTACTCTTTCAACCATCAAGGATCTGATGAATGGATGCAGAATACCTGTCCTCCCTCATGTCATCCAGTTCAGCCTTCAGTCCCCtgttctccacctccagctccacAATCTTCCTCCCCAAGATGtttgcctcctcctccaccagacGTAACCGAAGTTTCAGCTCTGATTCGCGAGTGGTGGGAGGCCCTCCAGCCTCACCTTTGGGCAGTGGGCTGTCCACGTCCCCATAGAAGGAGCGGTActtctgcagctcctgctccagTCGGTCCTTCTCCTTGTCAATCtttgccatttttttcctcatcaagaTGGCCTCCTCCTTGATGAAGGCCAACTGGCATTTCAAATCCTCATTTTCTTCCTGtgaagggaaagagggagagttTGGTCTTCTGAGCGGTAGATTTATTCCCATAAAGTCAACTTGGAAGAAAACACACTAGCAGTGTAGTTTTGCTCGTGTAAGTTCTAATTAGTTTGGTAGTCGGCCTAAAAATTGACATTCCTGGGAACAATTTATTGCCGTGGCACATATTTTAATGGGGTGACAGTCATGTTTTTCCTTAATGTTGCTTTCACTCTCTACAAATTATGACTTGTGTCTGGTGTAGTCctgaatattacattttgttttcatttggaaaTTGCTTTGCAAAACAACCTCATTATTACACATCTCCATTGAAAGTCAGAACTTTACAATCTTATAACGTAATGCTGACTCACCTCAGTCGGGGTCTGTGGAGCCTTTCTCTCAGCTTTCTGCACATCCttacttccttttcttttcagcgAGAGCTGCAGGGAAACAGTGGTtacatcatcatcgtcatcatcatcatcatcagctcactgttttcttACCAAAGGCAGTGATATCATCCAGATTTATGGAACACTGAAAGCCCAGTAATGGAAAAACAGGACTGTTCAAAGTGACCCTCAAGAACATTTCTTGTAAAATATTCAATGTGCTCTCGATGCAAGTGTGATTTTATAGACTTTAAGTAAGAACACTTTTTAATTCCTTTTATTATGTTTGTGCATATGAATCAGTGTCTCGCAGATCTCAAAAATGATATCAGGACATAAAACAGTGTACTGGTGGGATTATCTGGGCTTACCTACGGCTTTCTTTTAAACTCTGTCAATCCTGCCAACCAATAGCACAGTATACGGTACACGATATGGGCCGTAATCCACTTTCAATCCACGATAACATCTTTATTTTAACACCACTTTTCATTAACACAGTTTAGAAAGTCCTGtttaagcctgtgtgtgtaaattgtGATTATTGCCTTTGCATATGTAAGCCTATATGTCAGGGGTTAACGAATACACTGTGCACCATTACTGGCTTGAAAACACTCTATATGCTCTGTTCACCCTCTCCCTGAATCCATACAAGTGATGATATGCTCAAAGGGCATTTCATGCTATCTTCAACCTGACCTTTGATACGGTTCAGGCCATAATTTGCATTGCActttcacagacacaaaagGTGAAGCAAGCACACCTCCATGGGCCCCtcacctctttgtttttctccagttCGTTGTGCAGGGCCTGCTTGGTGACCTCCACCTCTAtcagctgctgcctcagcttctcattctcctcctctgtcttcatcctcttctcctccacgtTCTCCAGCTCATGGTGGAGGCGCACAGACACATCCTTCGCCACCTGGGAGAGGGACCaaaacagaagagacagaaggaagatGAGAGGTTATTGCTCATTACTAATATAATAGAACATGATGGAATGATGCTCAGGCCGCCTTAGACTCACCTTGAGGTCTTGCTCCAGACTTCTGAGCAGCTCTCCATCCACTTGGCCGCTCTCTGCAAACcgcatcctcttcctctcggCCTTCTTCAGTCTATACTGAAGGATCCGGCAGTTCTTGTTggctctctccagctctctgcgTATGTCCTGCAGCTGGCAAGCGTCCTCCTCATAGAAGGTGTCCCGCATCTCATCCATCTCTGCCCGCATCTCTTCGATTTCAGCCtaaagaaacatggaggaaaaaattaaaatgcGTCACAAAATAACTAAATCGAGCTTGAGCCCGAAAAGTGTCATTGTtccttttaaaaacatcttttccaAAACAAAGCATGCAGCTACGTGCGGTAGTCATCGCGCGGCTGCAAGCAAACACAACAGGTGCGACCATTGCGCACTCTATAAACAAATACATTGTCACGCTTGTAATGTTTTACTAATTTACCTTTAGCTCATCGTTTTCATCCTCCAgcttctccatctcttcttgCAGCCTCTGGTCTGGCTGTGGAGCCGGCTGTGGACTGTCTGGCTCAGGGGACAGCTCCGGCTCTGAGGCCGGCGGTGATGCTGGCTTCGTCTGCATCTTTGTCCCTTTCTTCCCCAAGCTCTTATTCAAGTGAAACTGTATTAGCTCGGATTGCAAGCATCCCTCCTTCCAGAAACCGGGTCCGCAGCCTACTGTGCCTTTAGTGCTCTTCTTGCTGCCGCTCGTCGCCGCGGGGGCCTCCCCACCCCTCGGGTGTTTGCTCCTCAGTTTGGGGGATTTGGATGCGCAGGGCTGGTCGGAGACGACGCGGGTGGAATCTGCCCTGGAGGGTGAGGAGGCGTCCGTGGCGAGGCGGGGGGAGTCTTCTGGTGTGTGGATGCCGCCTCTGTCCGCCGCCGCGGCCCGGCTCAGCGTCGGGCTTTCAGCACCAGCAGCCTGGACAGCAGCCGCGCCTCTGACCGCAGGAGCGCCTCCGGCCTGCCGCTCCCTGCCCGTGGAAACGGGAGAATGACCTCGGCTgcttctccctccccctcctcctgctccttgcTTTGACGTGATGGGCTTTGACGAGTTGCTGCCCTTCTGCGTAGCTTTAGATCCGCTGTCTTTGAGCCCGGCCGGAGACGAcgagcgctgctgctgctgctgctgcttccggCTGCTATTGTCTGGCTGCCGCGGCGAGTCGGCAGAGGATGGGTTCATCATGGTGTCAAAGGCTCAGCTcatcctccacaacatccatCCCCTCCACCCGTATCCCTGTAGCTGGAGCACAATTGCCTCTTCAGACCTAAAGGCTGCAAAAGATGGATGGGATCTAGACTAAATAACACTCACTTAGAAAAGGCTATCCTCCACAGGTACTTGGTCGGTCACTTGGACTATTCTGAAGGGCTAATGGGaataatctaatctgaaatAAAGCAGGTAGCCTACATCAGGACGCACCACGCATTTTAGATGAGTTTTTTTCACATAGGCGAGGCTAATTAGGCTGCTGTGAGAGGGGAGCGCACACAGACAGGTATACGTGACCACCAGTGATTATGCAGCCATTAGGGCTGCTTGATGAGATGTGAGTGAGATCAGCTGCACATCGGGCAAGTGGACATCAATTTGAGCCGTGCCGaagggtggggaggggggcaatgggcaaaacagagagagagggcaagGCGATGTTATTGGCTCTTAGACCTGGAGCAGCAGCCAGCCAATTAAACCTGTCTCAGTTCAGCTGACAGAAATAAGGTCCTGGGCTGCCTCTGATCTGGTCCTCGACCgagccaaaacaaacaaagggtGGTCCAGTGTCTTCACACTAGATGAGCCACATCCTGGCTCACAGGAGCAGCCTTCTGAGAGAGCCATTTCCTGTCAGCCATCATCACCCTGCTGCTCATATCCAACATTATCGATGACTCATTACTCAAATGGAGACAAGATGAGCCATAAAAGTAtcaaaagcaacacacacacaacgtttCTTTCGACCTCTCCACACTTTGAAcagtttttttcctttgg
The nucleotide sequence above comes from Pempheris klunzingeri isolate RE-2024b chromosome 8, fPemKlu1.hap1, whole genome shotgun sequence. Encoded proteins:
- the LOC139205270 gene encoding microtubule cross-linking factor 3 — protein: MQTKPASPPASEPELSPEPDSPQPAPQPDQRLQEEMEKLEDENDELKAEIEEMRAEMDEMRDTFYEEDACQLQDIRRELERANKNCRILQYRLKKAERKRMRFAESGQVDGELLRSLEQDLKVAKDVSVRLHHELENVEEKRMKTEEENEKLRQQLIEVEVTKQALHNELEKNKELSLKRKGSKDVQKAERKAPQTPTEEENEDLKCQLAFIKEEAILMRKKMAKIDKEKDRLEQELQKYRSFYGDVDSPLPKGEAGGPPTTRESELKLRLRLVEEEANILGRKIVELEVENRGLKAELDDMREDSLAAAGVDSSGSGGQQCREQGEALSELRQQLQLVEDEAELLRRNLADVEEENKKVTGELNKLKYKAGSHEAGSRHGGADPAKVEALQEELKAARLQINELSGKVMQLQYENRVLLSNMQRYDLASHLGIRGSPRDSDAESDGGRDDDTPSASASSPRLLPPHRKREGPIGGESDSDEVRNIRCLTPTRSLYSPVDSRFLSRSLKDRQQMIDIRIEAERLGRTIDRLIADTSTIIAEARVYVTNGELFARLDEDDEGGRIREHELLYRINAQMKAFRKELQSFIDRLDVPKQEDKQAEEPLSMFQPIILLILILVLFSSLSYATIFKLVFLFTLFFVL